One window of the Magnetococcales bacterium genome contains the following:
- a CDS encoding type II toxin-antitoxin system RelE/ParE family toxin codes for MNTIRRYRTEDGHEIVTEWLARLRDRQAKARIHARILRLAAGNFGDCKPLRDGVAELRVDCGPGYRVYYGMVGKTIVLLLGGGDKHSQDVDIIQAVACLKDFKRRLT; via the coding sequence ATGAATACGATTCGTCGCTACCGCACCGAGGACGGCCACGAAATTGTCACCGAGTGGCTGGCCCGGCTGAGAGACAGGCAAGCCAAGGCCAGAATTCATGCCCGCATTTTAAGATTGGCGGCAGGCAACTTCGGGGACTGCAAGCCGTTGCGGGATGGCGTGGCGGAGTTGCGGGTGGACTGTGGTCCTGGCTACCGGGTTTACTATGGGATGGTTGGCAAGACAATCGTATTGTTGTTGGGCGGAGGGGACAAACACTCCCAGGATGTGGATATTATTCAGGCCGTAGCCTGCCTGAAGGATTTCAAGCGGAGGCTGACATGA
- a CDS encoding DUF86 domain-containing protein, which yields MVDEVLINKAALIERAVARAREEYAKHPETFASDFTRQDAAILNIQRACEAALDLGQHLVRRERLGVPQGARDVFELLARGGWITREMAGKLKPMVGFRNIAVHDYQTLQLPITIAIITTHLDDLLGYARTLLKTDSQGEAPCPNRHVSFSPPSRSPDS from the coding sequence ATGGTCGATGAGGTGTTGATCAACAAGGCCGCCCTCATCGAACGTGCGGTCGCCCGCGCCCGCGAGGAATATGCCAAACATCCCGAAACCTTCGCCAGCGACTTCACCCGCCAGGATGCCGCCATCCTGAACATACAACGCGCCTGCGAGGCAGCCCTGGACCTGGGACAGCATTTGGTACGACGGGAACGGCTGGGCGTTCCCCAGGGGGCGCGGGATGTGTTCGAACTGCTGGCCAGAGGCGGATGGATTACCCGGGAAATGGCCGGGAAACTCAAACCCATGGTGGGTTTCCGCAACATCGCGGTACACGACTACCAGACCCTGCAACTCCCCATCACCATCGCCATCATCACCACCCATCTCGATGACCTGCTTGGATACGCCCGGACCCTACTGAAAACAGATTCTCAAGGAGAAGCCCCATGTCCGAACCGACATGTATCATTCAGCCCGCCATCACGGTCCCCCGATTCCTGA
- a CDS encoding cadherin repeat domain-containing protein, whose amino-acid sequence MTRIPMALLVWLAILRFSAAAIAGPAAVSAISPDSSVTTTTPTYVWTAESQASKYRLVVKNSKNATLVDLWYTKEESNCSGGSGSCSVTPSTALAAGSYTWYAIANSGVAKALVAKSFSVVPVTQSTGSPSGQLTTAPTSFNWGAVSGGTFYLLTVTKSGGTPVTKWLSASSAGCASGSGTCRTDLAMTFTNGTYSWDVKPYTTSLQAVSTSATFTLTTTVTALIVSPTGTISTNTPTYVWNAESGASGYTLKVTTNNGLVLHQETLTPTAAGCASGSGTCSRTPSVTLPAGLVKWSIAVTPSKNTGEATITVPTPTLSTPTPVSPKGTVANLTPGFSWSAVSGASHYRLRVTDASNVQVIDQTYSAATAGCSSGSGSCSVSPGTTLAVGVGSWTIMATNTTNGTESAQSGRQGFTIVQPTTKPGTPTPVSPSGSVTTLSPSFTWNATTDANAYILRVTDGSGSVATRVVTATVAGCPSSSGTCATTFPNPFVAGAGSWTVQGYNATDNLTGTASAALGFTLSAPATTTPLLVSPIGSVTTNTPTYIWNAESGATGYLLKVTNANGLVLHYANMTPEAAGCASGTGTCSVTPAVSLPAGTITWSVAVVPSKTTGQATINVPTPALATPTPIAPNGTVATLTPSFSWGAVQGATHYRLRVTDATSSLVIDQTYTIAATSCSSGSGSCSIAPGTTLAIGKGTWTIMALHTSNSTQSAESGRTSFSITQPASTPGTPTLIAPTGAVTSLTPTFSWTAASDANGYILKVTDASQTTATRIVSATQAGCPTTGATCATTFPNPFTAGAGSWTVQAYNSETNLNGTVSSSLSFTLSVEVVGTIIVSPTGNTYDRSPTLTWNAVADATQYLVKIVSTHAIPQTFHNQIYTPTQAGCAAGTGNCSVTPSIELNPGGYLWSVGTMPVKRVYEQGFTLLAGAISLSSATLAENTTTPVKVGTLTYSDPEATGTVFSVSSGSDGTSFEIQNSNELWIKSGVTLNHESKASLGVQVTAEGASQPFTVQVTDVNETPTDIALSASSVNENTNTTGNATIATLSGIDPDKTGPNATHTFAIVGGTDQGLFALSGQNLQLVAGTALNYEAMTTPALQVQIKVTDGGGLTYTKDVTIAVNNVNEAPTSVLLSASSVDENTGASATTTFATLGVIDPDSSDSVTYSVTGGTHKDYFTVSGSNLQIKGGTTLNFEAMTTPSLVVELTATDSGNLSYAKSFTLSVNDVNEAPTNITLSPGIIYSNVDTSAAMSAGTLTVTDPDANNTHTCTVSGGTDAASFQISGAQLQLKAGSVLDLNAKPTYTVAVTCSDTGNLSLTKTLTVTLQAIDRSITVAQTSINENTSTASDVSLGTLTAVGNNTFAIAGGADQGSFTVVGTQLYIKAGTTLDHETKSSYSVLISNSDALGSYSATVTITVNDLNESPTNISLSNNVLPFLSRPSNAAVGTLSTTDPDGNEQFTYSLPDTLNGRFAILGDQLLVVETTTPIHGIFDLGVRVTDKGGLTFDKTFSITVVGFSVESIPETPNVATLLSSSRTTYASIYNHLVTAQAGGQIIVSEEEFESMVLGKLAQQLTEAGTFSHTLGEVINKFDIQITASQITVTLKVALVDLIYSRISTTTRSLAQTVLDALAPYASGYVLGVRMRIKPVLSGLDVSLDTASSYVDFVDESDYIPTVTFGMGTLISTYNSMVNALASNDLLAFFLGGGARPPNHFLTESLGNAALAARVGQYNNTLNLDASASRATSTLSDRSQQGSLLIPLSQRLDYYFPGLIASVSIQDNTVTLTRSSLDFASAF is encoded by the coding sequence TTGACACGAATCCCGATGGCGCTGCTGGTGTGGCTGGCCATCCTGCGATTTTCGGCTGCCGCGATTGCCGGGCCTGCCGCCGTGTCCGCCATTTCCCCCGATTCCAGCGTCACCACGACAACGCCGACCTACGTCTGGACCGCCGAAAGCCAGGCCAGCAAATATCGCCTCGTCGTCAAGAATTCCAAGAATGCAACGCTTGTCGATCTTTGGTACACCAAGGAGGAGTCCAACTGTTCGGGCGGCAGTGGCAGCTGTTCGGTCACGCCGTCCACGGCCCTCGCCGCCGGAAGTTACACCTGGTATGCCATCGCCAACAGCGGGGTGGCCAAGGCGCTTGTGGCCAAAAGTTTCTCCGTGGTGCCGGTGACGCAGTCCACGGGCTCCCCGAGCGGCCAGCTGACGACCGCCCCGACCTCGTTCAATTGGGGAGCGGTTTCGGGAGGCACGTTCTATCTCCTGACCGTGACCAAGAGCGGCGGCACGCCGGTCACCAAGTGGCTGTCGGCCAGCAGCGCCGGGTGTGCGAGCGGCAGTGGTACCTGCCGCACCGACCTGGCGATGACCTTCACCAACGGCACCTATTCCTGGGACGTCAAGCCTTACACCACCTCGCTCCAGGCTGTTTCGACCTCGGCCACCTTCACCCTGACGACCACGGTCACGGCGCTGATCGTCTCGCCAACCGGGACCATCAGCACCAACACCCCGACCTATGTCTGGAACGCCGAATCGGGGGCCAGTGGCTACACCTTGAAGGTAACGACCAACAACGGTCTGGTGCTGCACCAGGAAACGTTGACCCCGACGGCGGCGGGCTGCGCCAGTGGCAGCGGCACCTGCTCCAGGACCCCCTCGGTCACCCTTCCCGCCGGGCTTGTCAAATGGTCGATCGCGGTCACCCCCTCGAAAAATACCGGGGAAGCCACGATCACGGTTCCCACCCCGACGTTGTCCACCCCGACCCCGGTTTCGCCCAAGGGAACCGTCGCCAACCTGACGCCGGGATTCAGTTGGAGCGCCGTTTCCGGGGCGAGCCATTACCGCCTGAGGGTCACCGACGCCAGCAATGTCCAGGTGATCGATCAAACCTATTCAGCCGCCACCGCCGGTTGCTCCAGCGGTTCCGGAAGCTGTTCGGTCTCTCCGGGGACCACCCTGGCGGTCGGTGTCGGGTCGTGGACCATCATGGCCACCAATACCACCAACGGCACCGAAAGCGCACAGTCGGGCCGTCAAGGGTTCACCATCGTCCAACCGACGACCAAACCGGGAACACCGACCCCTGTCTCTCCGAGCGGCAGCGTCACCACCCTGTCGCCCAGCTTCACCTGGAATGCCACCACCGATGCCAACGCCTACATTCTGCGGGTCACCGACGGCAGCGGCAGCGTCGCCACTCGGGTCGTCACCGCCACGGTGGCGGGATGCCCCTCTTCGAGCGGAACCTGTGCCACCACCTTCCCCAACCCGTTCGTCGCCGGCGCGGGATCGTGGACCGTTCAGGGATACAATGCCACCGACAACCTTACCGGAACCGCCTCGGCGGCTCTGGGCTTCACCCTTTCCGCCCCGGCGACGACCACGCCACTCCTGGTCTCTCCGATCGGTTCGGTGACCACCAATACCCCGACCTATATCTGGAACGCCGAATCGGGGGCCACCGGATACCTGCTCAAGGTCACCAACGCCAATGGTCTTGTGCTGCACTATGCCAACATGACCCCGGAGGCGGCAGGCTGCGCCAGCGGCACGGGTACCTGTTCGGTGACGCCCGCGGTATCGCTTCCCGCCGGGACGATCACCTGGTCGGTGGCCGTGGTCCCCTCCAAGACCACCGGACAGGCCACCATCAATGTTCCGACCCCAGCCCTCGCCACCCCCACGCCGATCGCCCCGAACGGCACGGTTGCCACTTTGACACCCTCCTTTTCCTGGGGAGCGGTCCAGGGGGCGACCCATTACCGTTTGCGGGTCACCGATGCCACATCGAGTCTGGTCATCGATCAAACCTATACGATCGCCGCCACCTCCTGTTCCAGCGGCTCGGGAAGCTGTTCGATCGCACCGGGGACGACCCTGGCCATCGGCAAGGGGACCTGGACCATCATGGCCCTGCACACGTCGAATTCAACCCAAAGCGCCGAATCGGGCCGGACCTCCTTTTCGATCACGCAACCCGCATCGACCCCCGGAACGCCGACCCTGATCGCCCCGACCGGCGCGGTCACCTCGCTGACGCCGACTTTTTCCTGGACCGCCGCCAGCGATGCCAATGGATACATCCTCAAGGTGACCGATGCCAGCCAAACGACCGCGACCCGGATCGTCTCGGCGACCCAGGCGGGATGCCCGACGACTGGGGCCACCTGCGCCACCACCTTTCCCAATCCGTTCACCGCCGGGGCGGGATCCTGGACGGTGCAGGCCTACAACTCGGAGACCAACCTTAATGGAACGGTCTCGTCAAGCCTTTCCTTCACGTTGAGCGTCGAAGTGGTGGGGACCATCATCGTCTCCCCCACGGGCAACACCTACGACCGGAGCCCGACCCTGACCTGGAACGCGGTCGCCGACGCCACCCAGTATCTGGTGAAGATCGTCTCGACCCACGCCATTCCCCAAACCTTCCACAACCAGATCTACACCCCGACCCAGGCGGGATGCGCCGCGGGAACGGGAAACTGTTCCGTCACGCCGTCCATCGAACTGAATCCGGGCGGTTATCTCTGGTCGGTCGGGACGATGCCGGTCAAACGGGTCTACGAACAGGGATTCACCCTGCTGGCGGGGGCGATTTCCCTGTCATCCGCGACCCTGGCGGAAAATACCACGACTCCCGTCAAGGTCGGCACCCTGACCTACAGCGATCCCGAGGCGACGGGGACCGTCTTCAGCGTCAGTAGCGGGAGCGACGGCACCTCCTTCGAAATCCAGAACAGCAACGAACTGTGGATCAAATCGGGTGTGACTCTGAATCACGAGAGCAAGGCCAGTCTTGGCGTCCAGGTGACCGCGGAAGGCGCGAGCCAGCCGTTCACCGTCCAGGTGACCGATGTCAATGAAACGCCCACCGACATCGCCCTCTCCGCCTCCTCGGTCAACGAAAACACGAACACGACCGGCAATGCGACCATCGCGACCCTTTCAGGAATCGATCCCGACAAGACCGGTCCCAACGCGACCCACACCTTTGCCATCGTCGGTGGAACGGACCAGGGACTTTTTGCCCTCAGTGGTCAAAACCTGCAACTGGTCGCGGGAACGGCGCTGAACTACGAGGCGATGACCACGCCAGCGTTGCAGGTGCAAATCAAAGTCACCGACGGCGGCGGACTGACGTATACCAAGGATGTCACCATCGCGGTCAACAATGTCAACGAGGCCCCGACCTCGGTATTGTTGTCGGCCTCTTCCGTGGATGAAAACACCGGAGCCAGCGCCACCACCACGTTTGCCACCCTGGGGGTGATCGATCCCGACAGTTCCGACTCGGTGACCTACAGCGTCACCGGCGGTACCCACAAGGATTATTTCACTGTCAGCGGCAGCAATCTTCAGATCAAGGGGGGAACGACGCTCAACTTCGAGGCGATGACGACACCAAGCCTTGTCGTGGAACTCACCGCCACCGATTCGGGCAACCTGTCCTACGCCAAGAGTTTTACCCTGAGCGTCAACGATGTCAACGAGGCCCCGACCAACATTACCTTGAGCCCCGGCATCATCTACAGCAATGTCGATACCAGTGCCGCCATGAGCGCGGGCACCCTGACCGTCACCGATCCCGACGCCAACAATACCCACACCTGCACCGTTTCCGGGGGGACGGACGCCGCCAGTTTCCAGATCAGCGGCGCCCAACTGCAATTGAAGGCAGGCTCGGTCCTCGACCTGAATGCCAAACCCACCTACACGGTGGCGGTCACCTGTAGCGACACGGGAAACCTGTCGCTCACCAAGACCCTGACGGTCACCCTTCAGGCGATCGATCGCTCGATCACCGTTGCGCAGACATCGATCAATGAAAACACGAGCACCGCCAGCGACGTAAGCCTCGGAACGTTGACCGCGGTCGGCAACAACACCTTTGCCATCGCCGGCGGGGCGGATCAGGGTTCCTTCACGGTCGTGGGGACGCAACTCTACATCAAGGCGGGAACCACCCTCGATCATGAAACCAAGTCGAGCTACAGCGTCCTCATTTCCAACAGTGACGCCCTTGGATCCTATTCGGCCACCGTGACCATCACCGTCAACGACCTGAACGAATCGCCGACCAACATTTCCCTGAGCAACAATGTCCTTCCCTTTCTTTCGCGACCAAGCAATGCGGCGGTCGGCACCCTGAGTACCACCGATCCCGATGGCAACGAACAGTTCACCTATTCCCTCCCGGACACCCTGAACGGTCGCTTCGCCATCCTTGGCGATCAGTTGCTCGTCGTGGAGACCACGACCCCGATCCATGGCATCTTCGACCTGGGGGTACGGGTAACCGACAAGGGAGGTCTGACCTTCGACAAGACCTTTTCGATCACGGTGGTCGGGTTTTCGGTGGAATCGATCCCCGAGACCCCCAATGTGGCGACCCTGCTTTCTTCATCGAGGACCACCTATGCCAGCATCTACAACCATCTGGTCACGGCGCAGGCTGGGGGACAGATCATCGTCTCGGAAGAGGAATTCGAAAGCATGGTCCTGGGCAAGCTGGCGCAACAGTTGACCGAGGCAGGTACTTTTTCCCACACCCTGGGCGAGGTCATCAACAAGTTCGACATTCAGATCACCGCCAGTCAGATCACCGTCACCCTCAAGGTGGCGCTGGTGGATCTTATTTATTCACGCATTTCGACCACGACCCGAAGCCTGGCGCAAACGGTGCTCGATGCCCTGGCCCCCTACGCCTCGGGCTATGTCCTGGGGGTCCGGATGCGGATCAAACCGGTCTTGAGCGGGCTTGACGTGTCCCTGGACACGGCCTCCTCCTACGTGGACTTTGTCGATGAATCCGATTATATCCCGACCGTGACCTTTGGCATGGGGACGTTGATCTCCACCTACAACAGCATGGTCAACGCCCTGGCCAGCAACGATCTTCTCGCCTTTTTCCTGGGTGGCGGGGCACGTCCACCGAATCATTTCCTCACCGAAAGCCTTGGCAACGCCGCATTGGCCGCGCGCGTCGGCCAATACAACAACACACTCAATCTGGACGCCTCCGCCAGCCGCGCCACCAGCACCCTGTCCGACCGGAGCCAACAGGGGAGCCTTCTCATCCCCCTGAGTCAACGTCTGGACTATTATTTTCCCGGATTGATCGCTTCGGTATCGATCCAGGACAACACAGTCACCCTGACCCGCAGCAGTCTTGATTTCGCATCGGCCTTTTGA
- a CDS encoding NUDIX domain-containing protein yields MDHGEGACSREPGIPSWRKQRRRFRTSQARGDDNKGEVVMDVEISETREVYRGFFRLFKIFLRYRRFDGRMSRTIALEALERGEGVAVILYDPVQDCVGLVRQFRIGAHLRENKGWVLELAAGSCQGAEDVRAVALKEVREETGWTPSVMEHVMTFYISPSGTTERIHLFLGIFDSRIPPSASGVPEEEEDIQTVCVSFSEVMAMMTRGEINAASVILGMQWLQLHRSELRQRFVDG; encoded by the coding sequence ATGGATCATGGGGAGGGCGCGTGTTCACGGGAACCCGGGATCCCTTCATGGCGAAAACAACGTCGCCGCTTCCGGACATCCCAGGCGCGGGGCGATGACAACAAAGGCGAGGTGGTCATGGATGTCGAAATCAGCGAGACCCGGGAGGTCTATCGGGGGTTTTTTCGTCTTTTCAAAATATTCCTGCGTTATCGACGTTTCGACGGTCGCATGAGTCGGACCATCGCCCTGGAAGCGCTGGAACGGGGGGAGGGGGTGGCGGTCATTTTGTATGATCCGGTGCAGGATTGTGTCGGTCTGGTGCGTCAGTTTCGGATCGGAGCGCATTTGCGCGAAAATAAGGGTTGGGTCCTTGAACTGGCGGCGGGATCCTGTCAGGGGGCGGAAGATGTCCGGGCGGTGGCGCTCAAGGAGGTCCGGGAGGAGACAGGATGGACCCCCTCGGTCATGGAACATGTCATGACCTTCTACATCAGTCCCAGTGGCACCACGGAACGGATCCATCTGTTTCTCGGTATCTTCGACAGCCGCATCCCCCCTTCCGCCTCCGGAGTCCCCGAGGAGGAGGAGGACATCCAGACGGTCTGCGTCTCCTTTTCCGAGGTGATGGCCATGATGACCCGGGGAGAAATCAACGCCGCCTCGGTCATCCTCGGGATGCAATGGTTGCAGCTCCATCGTTCGGAATTGCGGCAGCGGTTTGTCGATGGTTGA
- a CDS encoding putative addiction module antidote protein, translating to MKHLDRASVSHDESLVRELRDDPELAKEYLQAAMEDEEEPAVLLLALRHVAEAYGMPRVAELAGIQRESLYRALSPRGNPTLRTLTAVLKAVGLRLTVTPGRHGPFQASVSSEFGR from the coding sequence ATGAAGCATTTGGATCGGGCGAGCGTGTCTCATGACGAGTCCCTGGTACGGGAACTGCGTGATGATCCGGAACTGGCAAAGGAATATCTACAGGCCGCCATGGAGGACGAGGAGGAACCGGCGGTGTTATTGTTGGCCTTGCGTCATGTGGCCGAGGCCTATGGCATGCCCAGGGTGGCCGAACTGGCGGGAATCCAGCGCGAAAGCCTCTATCGGGCGTTGTCTCCGAGGGGCAATCCCACCTTGCGCACCCTGACGGCGGTTTTGAAGGCTGTCGGCTTGCGGTTGACCGTAACTCCGGGTCGCCATGGTCCTTTTCAAGCCTCTGTATCATCGGAATTCGGGCGGTGA
- a CDS encoding acyl carrier protein has product MSIESLLHRLQPMFRQAFGDDTLKLTETTRMEDIPSWDSISHMALITATEQEFDIRFSLAELVSVAEVGDLIALIQAKKGG; this is encoded by the coding sequence ATGTCCATCGAATCGTTGTTGCATCGCCTCCAGCCCATGTTCCGGCAGGCCTTCGGCGATGATACCCTCAAACTCACCGAAACAACCCGCATGGAGGACATTCCCTCCTGGGACAGCATCAGTCACATGGCCCTGATCACCGCGACGGAACAGGAATTCGACATTCGGTTCAGCTTGGCCGAACTCGTTTCGGTGGCCGAGGTTGGCGATTTGATCGCGTTGATCCAGGCAAAAAAAGGAGGCTGA
- a CDS encoding tetratricopeptide repeat protein — MDARSNHSLLYTGWVVLLTGLAGIFLPLTFAHLSHKPDHPLLFPMIVSAIGVTTLGGSLALGILFRRHRSPPPTPVPETEEPATGDRCDAVFQWKKESDPGDEAGLQAIVNMQNPAIRSLAAKLYQKPGKTFRLNNILRSQAENYRRQMNGCGIDCRFEPPGIPRATEHDPLERFMTRFPDLPAHLPVTAAIASLVAILWPLLVPSWHAAPPNGTPRPSATTALLSRHLPRPFSSLPAARNTEQVERQRLIAELALIDFPFKELGQRRDRVIEALTRNDLQMAREFLEATVTDLREEQKLLPFKDDHLRTITADLLGSLGDIHLLQSRPAAAAQSFADAAETASSAEQHVQFLQRRGSAQNLAGDTLAAEQSLLQSLHAAREKIGPKHPLVISSLSGLGRHYESTGQLEQAEPVLREALALQGEIQGPATLKTAETIDLLAQVMSQKNQSHEALVLLEQSLRIKESLLGTSDPGLIDTLAPITEILLGEGRVAEAEATHERILEIEKQTPTATQNAQPSVPDAAETKPQERLATPQSTQSPENPTATPSPPVPSIIPSPPVPESRTTTPADITPPPAGDTSAIDGKATESNLNGLASRYYSQGDYDKALELFQRSLELSTQSLGENNPTVAASMNNLASILASLGRYDEALPLFEKSLKIKQETLPQNHLSLATSMKNIAAILSRRNRYGEAEQLQKKTLEIHQEVLGMDHPEVAASLNNLARTLDQEGRFDEALPLYRRSLDILTGAPLANQAQIRVVTQNYANLLRRMNRTTEAMEVESIGQTAPSP; from the coding sequence ATGGACGCACGCAGCAATCATTCTCTGTTGTATACCGGGTGGGTCGTCCTGTTGACGGGACTGGCGGGAATCTTTCTGCCGCTGACATTCGCCCACCTGTCACACAAGCCCGATCATCCGCTCCTGTTTCCGATGATCGTTTCCGCCATCGGCGTCACCACCCTTGGCGGAAGCCTTGCCCTGGGAATCCTTTTCCGGCGTCATCGGTCCCCTCCGCCGACGCCGGTCCCCGAAACCGAGGAACCGGCAACCGGCGACCGGTGCGATGCCGTCTTCCAATGGAAGAAGGAATCGGATCCAGGGGACGAGGCAGGACTTCAGGCGATCGTGAACATGCAAAATCCCGCGATCCGCTCGCTTGCCGCGAAACTGTATCAGAAACCGGGAAAAACGTTTCGTTTGAACAATATTTTACGCTCCCAGGCGGAAAACTATCGGCGTCAAATGAATGGCTGCGGCATCGACTGCCGTTTCGAACCGCCCGGGATCCCGCGGGCGACGGAACACGATCCCCTCGAAAGATTCATGACCCGCTTTCCCGATCTTCCGGCCCATCTGCCCGTCACGGCGGCCATTGCTTCCCTCGTGGCCATTCTCTGGCCCCTTCTGGTCCCCTCCTGGCATGCCGCGCCCCCGAACGGAACACCACGACCTTCCGCCACCACGGCCCTCCTGTCGCGCCATCTTCCACGTCCATTCTCCTCCCTCCCCGCCGCCCGTAACACGGAGCAGGTAGAACGGCAGCGACTGATCGCCGAACTGGCGCTCATCGATTTTCCCTTCAAGGAACTGGGGCAAAGACGGGATCGGGTGATCGAGGCGCTGACACGAAACGACCTCCAGATGGCTCGGGAGTTTCTCGAAGCGACCGTCACCGATCTTCGGGAGGAGCAGAAACTGCTGCCCTTCAAGGACGACCATTTGCGCACCATCACCGCCGACCTTCTCGGTTCGCTGGGAGACATTCACCTGTTGCAGTCCAGACCCGCGGCCGCCGCCCAATCCTTTGCCGACGCGGCTGAAACCGCATCCTCCGCCGAACAGCACGTCCAGTTCCTTCAACGACGAGGATCGGCCCAGAACCTGGCGGGCGACACCCTGGCGGCGGAACAATCTCTTTTGCAATCGCTTCATGCCGCCAGGGAAAAAATCGGTCCCAAACATCCCCTGGTCATTTCCTCGCTTTCCGGTCTGGGGCGCCACTACGAATCGACGGGACAGTTGGAACAGGCGGAACCGGTGCTGCGCGAAGCCCTCGCCCTCCAGGGAGAGATTCAAGGACCGGCCACGCTCAAGACCGCCGAAACCATCGACCTTCTGGCACAGGTGATGTCCCAGAAAAATCAATCCCATGAAGCGCTGGTCCTCCTGGAACAATCCCTGCGGATCAAAGAATCGCTTCTGGGAACCTCGGATCCCGGACTGATCGACACCCTGGCCCCGATCACCGAAATTCTTCTCGGCGAGGGGCGGGTCGCCGAAGCGGAAGCGACCCATGAACGCATCCTGGAAATCGAAAAACAAACCCCGACGGCGACGCAAAATGCACAACCATCCGTGCCAGACGCCGCGGAAACCAAACCCCAGGAACGCCTCGCCACGCCCCAATCAACCCAGTCGCCGGAAAATCCCACCGCCACACCCAGCCCCCCCGTCCCCTCGATCATCCCATCCCCCCCTGTTCCCGAATCCCGAACCACCACGCCCGCCGACATCACCCCTCCCCCTGCCGGCGATACCTCCGCCATCGACGGCAAAGCCACCGAATCAAACCTCAATGGCCTGGCCTCGCGCTATTACAGCCAGGGTGACTACGACAAAGCCCTCGAACTGTTCCAGCGTTCCCTGGAACTCTCGACCCAGAGCCTTGGAGAAAACAATCCGACCGTCGCCGCCAGCATGAACAACCTGGCCTCGATCCTCGCAAGCCTCGGTCGCTATGACGAAGCCTTGCCGCTTTTTGAAAAATCATTGAAGATCAAACAGGAAACCCTGCCGCAAAACCATCTGTCCCTGGCGACGAGCATGAAAAACATCGCCGCCATCCTCAGCCGCCGCAACCGCTACGGCGAGGCGGAACAACTTCAGAAGAAAACGTTGGAAATTCACCAGGAAGTTCTGGGAATGGACCATCCCGAGGTCGCGGCAAGCCTGAACAATCTGGCGCGCACCCTGGATCAGGAAGGACGCTTCGATGAAGCCCTTCCCCTGTATCGCCGTTCCCTCGACATTCTGACCGGCGCTCCCCTCGCCAATCAGGCACAGATCCGGGTAGTCACCCAGAATTATGCCAATCTTCTCAGGCGGATGAATCGCACCACCGAGGCCATGGAGGTCGAATCCATCGGCCAGACCGCACCCTCGCCGTAA
- a CDS encoding nucleotidyltransferase domain-containing protein, translating into MDWTRLIECLRSCLPELLALYAFGSRIRGDAGPESDLDLGILVMGKLDAVILWRLAGELADIAGCPVDLLDLRAASTVMQYHIITTGQRIWTKDHRALLYESFILSEKTALDEARAPLMAIIQREGTIHGR; encoded by the coding sequence ATGGACTGGACCCGCTTGATCGAATGTCTGAGGAGTTGCCTTCCGGAACTGCTGGCGCTGTATGCCTTCGGCAGCCGTATCCGTGGCGACGCCGGTCCGGAGAGCGACCTTGACCTGGGGATACTGGTCATGGGCAAGCTCGATGCGGTGATTCTGTGGCGACTGGCGGGCGAACTGGCCGACATTGCCGGCTGTCCGGTCGATCTTCTGGATCTGCGCGCCGCCAGCACGGTGATGCAGTACCACATCATCACCACCGGCCAGAGGATCTGGACCAAAGACCATCGCGCCCTCCTCTACGAAAGTTTCATTCTCAGCGAAAAAACCGCCCTGGACGAGGCCCGCGCCCCGCTCATGGCCATCATCCAACGGGAAGGAACCATCCATGGTCGATGA